The Thermodesulfobacteriota bacterium genomic sequence TTCTGCATCGCGCTCCTCGTTACCTTCGCAGGGTCGACTATTCCCGCCTCTATCATGTCGCAGTACTCCAGCTTCGCTGCGTCAAAGCCGTTAGCCCCCTTCTCCTCGCTTACCTTCCCCACTACTATTGACCCGTCCCAGCCCGCGTTAGCCGCTATCCCTCTGAGAGGCT encodes the following:
- a CDS encoding TCP-1/cpn60 chaperonin family protein, translated to PLRGIAANAGWDGSIVVGKVSEEKGANGFDAAKLEYCDMIEAGIVDPAKVTRSAMQNASSVAGLLLTTEALIAEKPAKAEGAGPGMHGGMGHPGMGDMM